A region from the Wansuia hejianensis genome encodes:
- a CDS encoding PucR family transcriptional regulator → MISNQILQNTIEGLKNISKMDMGVLDVEGKVLVSTFPEIEINKSEILNFAQSQAESQTMKNYQFFKVYDEHQLEYILITKGDSDETFLVGKMATFQLQSLLTAYKERFDKDNFIKNLLLDNLLLVDIYNRAKKLHIEVDVRRVVFILEASPDRDQGTLENIKNLFGSKSGDFITAVDEKSIIIVKELAPGEDYAQANKIAASILDVVGRDGEERTHIAYGTIVKELKEVSRSYKEARMALDVGKIFFDDRDIIAYSSLGIGRLIYQLPIPLCKMFIKEIFANKSPDDFDEETLSTINKFFENNLNVSETSRQLYIHRNTLVYRLDKLQKSTGLDLRVFEDAITFKIALMVVRYMKYMETLDY, encoded by the coding sequence ATGATATCAAACCAAATTCTGCAGAACACGATTGAAGGGTTAAAGAACATTTCCAAGATGGATATGGGAGTTTTGGACGTGGAAGGTAAAGTACTGGTATCCACCTTCCCGGAAATAGAGATCAACAAATCCGAAATACTGAATTTTGCCCAGTCTCAGGCAGAATCCCAGACCATGAAGAATTATCAGTTTTTCAAGGTTTACGATGAGCATCAGCTGGAATACATATTAATTACAAAGGGTGACAGCGACGAAACCTTTCTGGTGGGGAAAATGGCAACCTTCCAGCTTCAGAGCCTGCTGACAGCGTATAAAGAGCGTTTTGACAAGGACAATTTTATTAAGAACCTGCTGCTGGACAATCTGCTGCTGGTTGATATCTATAACCGGGCCAAGAAGCTGCACATCGAAGTGGACGTGCGGAGGGTGGTATTCATACTGGAAGCCAGCCCGGACAGAGACCAGGGTACGCTGGAGAACATCAAGAACCTGTTTGGCAGCAAATCCGGCGACTTCATCACTGCTGTGGATGAGAAGAGCATCATCATCGTGAAAGAACTGGCTCCGGGGGAGGATTACGCCCAGGCCAATAAGATCGCCGCCTCAATTTTAGATGTGGTGGGCAGAGACGGAGAAGAGAGAACACACATCGCCTACGGAACGATTGTCAAGGAACTGAAGGAGGTGTCCCGTTCCTATAAGGAAGCCAGGATGGCCCTGGATGTGGGCAAGATTTTCTTTGATGACAGAGATATCATCGCCTATAGTTCTCTGGGTATCGGGCGGCTGATCTACCAGCTGCCGATTCCGCTGTGCAAGATGTTTATTAAAGAAATATTTGCGAATAAGTCTCCCGATGACTTTGATGAAGAGACTTTATCTACTATCAACAAGTTTTTTGAGAACAACCTGAATGTATCTGAGACGTCAAGACAGCTCTACATTCACCGAAATACGCTCGTATATCGGCTGGATAAGCTTCAGAAAAGCACCGGCCTTGACCTCCGGGTATTTGAGGATGCGATTACCTTCAAGATTGCCCTGATGGTTGTAAGATATATGAAATATATGGAGACCCTGGATTACTAA
- a CDS encoding WecB/TagA/CpsF family glycosyltransferase codes for MRDKISVMGVRLDYLNVESAMERIIEFIQNDRLDTVGIITMNMLLLTEENTRWKEYLEELDMSVPGEKEVLEAAGINSGQIYEEVEENEFFARLFWYLISQDLKIFLLGESREEVEGLRRYLLDTYPGISIAGETADVADENTSIDHLVNEINSVSPDVIISGLQGCRQDQFLLENRQKINGKIWLSLGEHPNIQNEAGLKVSWWSTLLKKTTFRRLAARFKEGKNE; via the coding sequence ATGCGTGATAAAATCAGTGTTATGGGGGTCCGGCTGGATTATCTGAATGTGGAATCGGCAATGGAACGGATTATTGAATTTATTCAGAACGATCGCCTGGATACAGTCGGCATTATAACCATGAATATGCTGCTGCTCACAGAAGAGAATACCAGGTGGAAGGAATATCTGGAAGAACTGGACATGAGCGTTCCGGGGGAAAAAGAGGTACTGGAGGCCGCGGGTATTAACAGCGGGCAGATCTATGAGGAAGTGGAGGAGAATGAATTCTTTGCAAGGCTGTTCTGGTATCTGATCAGCCAGGATCTGAAGATATTCCTTCTGGGAGAGAGCAGAGAGGAAGTGGAAGGGCTCAGGAGATATCTTCTGGATACATATCCAGGAATTTCCATTGCCGGAGAGACGGCGGACGTAGCCGATGAGAACACGTCCATAGACCATCTGGTGAACGAGATCAACAGCGTTTCTCCGGATGTCATTATCAGCGGCCTGCAGGGATGCAGGCAGGATCAGTTCCTGTTGGAGAACCGTCAGAAGATTAATGGAAAAATATGGTTGAGCCTGGGCGAACATCCGAATATACAGAATGAAGCAGGACTAAAAGTCAGCTGGTGGAGCACACTATTAAAGAAAACTACCTTTCGGCGCCTGGCCGCGAGGTTTAAGGAAGGGAAGAACGAATAG
- a CDS encoding YitT family protein, with translation MEYIRIAAGTLLMAFAINCAFVPADLVTGGFSGLAIVIRDLAGLPIWLMSALLNVPLFFAAIRKKGFRFVSKALFGAAALSVFLAAVPELSVTGGDVFLSALFGGVFQGAGLGLVFSAGGTTGGTDMMAVLLKGALPAFSAAQILQVLDGLVVLTGAGVFGLQKALYAVVAIVITARVTDMLLEGLNFAKAAYIISDHAEEIAEILLHKLARGVTGIPARGMYSGVRRDMLFCTVGKKQIHALKEFVSEIDPEAFMIILDAREVLGEGFSGNQQV, from the coding sequence ATGGAGTATATTCGGATTGCCGCGGGAACATTGCTGATGGCCTTTGCCATTAATTGTGCCTTTGTTCCTGCTGATCTTGTGACAGGAGGTTTTTCGGGCCTGGCGATCGTGATCAGGGACCTGGCTGGCTTGCCCATATGGCTGATGTCTGCGCTGCTGAACGTGCCGCTGTTCTTCGCGGCGATCCGGAAAAAAGGTTTCCGCTTTGTGAGCAAGGCTTTGTTTGGGGCGGCTGCCCTTTCTGTATTCTTGGCGGCGGTACCTGAACTATCAGTGACGGGCGGTGATGTGTTTTTGTCCGCGCTGTTCGGCGGAGTATTCCAGGGAGCCGGCCTGGGCCTTGTCTTTTCTGCGGGAGGGACCACAGGAGGAACAGATATGATGGCGGTGCTGCTGAAAGGCGCGTTGCCGGCATTTTCGGCGGCTCAGATCCTGCAGGTCTTAGACGGCCTGGTGGTTCTGACGGGAGCTGGCGTGTTCGGCCTTCAAAAAGCGCTTTACGCGGTTGTGGCCATCGTAATCACAGCCCGCGTTACGGATATGCTGCTGGAAGGGCTGAATTTTGCCAAAGCTGCATATATTATCAGTGACCATGCGGAGGAGATCGCAGAGATCCTTTTGCATAAGCTGGCAAGGGGAGTGACGGGAATCCCGGCCCGGGGCATGTATTCCGGTGTCCGGAGGGATATGCTGTTCTGCACAGTGGGGAAAAAACAGATCCATGCTCTGAAGGAATTCGTTTCGGAAATCGATCCGGAAGCTTTTATGATCATTTTGGATGCGAGAGAAGTGCTGGGGGAAGGATTTTCTGGTAATCAGCAGGTGTGA